A genome region from Corallococcus exiguus includes the following:
- a CDS encoding putative immunity protein — MELDRSDHECLARWAADCAERVLPFFEQEFPEDHRPRQAIEAVRAWQQGHLMITDAIVAGFAAHAAASDATSHAAACAAARAAGHAAATAHVASHAAQAATFAATAAAHDAAEVSDAAEATARERAWQRQQLPEHLHALALPVRNNR, encoded by the coding sequence ATGGAGCTCGACAGGTCCGACCACGAGTGCCTGGCCCGTTGGGCCGCTGACTGCGCCGAGCGCGTCCTCCCCTTCTTCGAACAGGAGTTCCCGGAGGACCACCGTCCCCGCCAGGCCATCGAAGCAGTACGCGCGTGGCAGCAGGGACACCTGATGATCACCGACGCAATCGTCGCCGGCTTCGCCGCGCACGCCGCTGCCTCGGATGCCACCTCACACGCCGCTGCATGCGCCGCGGCCCGCGCCGCTGGACACGCCGCCGCCACCGCCCACGTCGCCAGCCACGCGGCACAGGCCGCCACCTTCGCGGCTACCGCCGCGGCCCATGACGCGGCCGAAGTTTCGGACGCCGCCGAAGCCACCGCCCGGGAACGCGCCTGGCAGCGCCAGCAGCTGCCGGAGCACCTCCACGCCCTGGCGCTTCCTGTCCGGAACAATCGCTGA
- the aac(3) gene encoding aminoglycoside 3-N-acetyltransferase, which produces MTTPATRTGLRDSLRRLGVEEGDVVMVHAGLRSLGPVLGGVNTVVQALQDAVGRRGTLMAYLDWEMGVEPEDFEDARLRDEIPTFDKRTARASRDHGILAETLRTWPGAVRSDHPDAGMVAIGPRAEWLCADHSFLYGYGLESPLARLVEAEGKVLMLGAPLETLTILHHAEHLADLPGKRVVRYQRPLQVDGERRWVDFEEFDTSEPVTDALRVSSVDPFTRIGEQCLAEGIGRSGSIAQAVSHLFAARGLLRRGVAWLEAYPR; this is translated from the coding sequence ATGACGACCCCTGCCACCCGGACCGGCTTGAGGGATTCATTGCGGCGGTTGGGCGTGGAAGAGGGCGACGTCGTGATGGTCCATGCCGGTCTCCGGAGCCTCGGTCCCGTGTTGGGTGGGGTGAACACCGTGGTGCAGGCGCTGCAAGACGCAGTGGGCCGCCGGGGCACGCTCATGGCCTACCTGGACTGGGAGATGGGCGTGGAGCCGGAGGACTTCGAGGACGCGCGCCTGCGCGACGAAATACCCACCTTCGACAAGCGCACCGCGAGAGCCAGCCGCGACCACGGCATCCTCGCGGAGACGCTCAGGACCTGGCCCGGCGCGGTCCGCAGTGACCATCCGGACGCGGGCATGGTCGCCATCGGCCCGCGGGCGGAGTGGCTCTGCGCGGACCACTCCTTCCTCTATGGCTATGGCCTCGAATCGCCGCTGGCCCGGCTGGTGGAGGCGGAGGGCAAGGTGCTGATGCTCGGGGCTCCGCTGGAGACGCTCACGATTCTGCACCACGCGGAGCACCTGGCGGACCTCCCGGGCAAGCGCGTGGTCCGCTACCAGCGGCCGCTCCAGGTCGACGGCGAGCGGCGCTGGGTGGACTTCGAGGAGTTCGATACCAGCGAGCCGGTGACCGACGCCCTGCGCGTGTCCAGCGTGGACCCCTTCACGCGCATTGGAGAGCAATGCCTCGCGGAGGGAATCGGCCGCTCCGGAAGCATTGCCCAGGCCGTGTCACATCTCTTCGCCGCCCGCGGGCTGCTGCGCCGGGGCGTCGCATGGTTGGAGGCGTACCCTCGCTGA
- a CDS encoding NosD domain-containing protein, which translates to MTWPLALLLLAATTAKASTQEKSEAFEARAVRCGEVLTRNTRLTRDLICAGTPIPALRIAAPGVVLDLGGHTVRRAGSEPGDTVGISAESDSTVRNGTIRGFNRGYEYNATVHLHQVALVDNRIAIFHTNGGGGFLLTDSRVSGSVVGFSSEFDATSGSIDIRGSLFTGNGLVLFVDFHDTRISGSTFTANQTALFCYSGNVLIRSSTFTENASVAELTWSNGRFDNCYELVFENSILANNTAFGTPESPDWQAFDFQMRNTWVMNNGEGLRLAAQTLDVRGNLWWDNAGGLTLSNLPDFEPVPQEGPVRNNRFMSNRGDGLRVLPGSTPTLSNNVCQGNAGWGIHAPTAIDGGGNVARGNGAGGCVGVACAP; encoded by the coding sequence GTGACGTGGCCCCTGGCGCTGCTGCTCCTAGCGGCCACCACCGCGAAGGCCAGCACCCAGGAGAAGTCGGAAGCCTTCGAGGCCCGCGCCGTCCGGTGCGGAGAAGTCCTGACGAGGAACACGCGGCTCACGCGCGACCTCATCTGTGCGGGCACGCCCATTCCCGCCCTGCGGATCGCCGCGCCGGGCGTCGTGCTCGACCTGGGAGGCCACACCGTGCGCCGGGCCGGGAGCGAGCCGGGCGACACGGTGGGCATCTCGGCCGAAAGCGACAGCACCGTGCGCAACGGCACCATCCGAGGCTTCAACCGGGGCTACGAGTACAACGCCACCGTGCACCTGCATCAGGTCGCGCTCGTCGACAACAGGATCGCCATCTTCCACACGAACGGCGGTGGAGGGTTCCTGCTGACGGATTCGAGGGTGAGTGGGAGCGTGGTGGGGTTCAGCAGTGAGTTCGACGCGACGTCCGGCTCCATCGACATCCGAGGATCCCTGTTCACTGGAAACGGGCTCGTGTTGTTCGTGGACTTTCACGACACCCGCATCTCCGGTTCGACCTTCACGGCGAACCAGACCGCACTGTTCTGCTACTCCGGCAATGTCCTCATCCGGTCGAGCACGTTCACGGAGAACGCTTCCGTGGCGGAACTGACGTGGAGCAACGGCCGCTTCGACAACTGCTACGAGCTGGTGTTCGAAAACTCCATCCTCGCGAACAACACCGCGTTCGGGACGCCCGAGAGTCCCGACTGGCAGGCGTTCGACTTCCAGATGCGCAACACGTGGGTCATGAACAATGGCGAGGGACTGCGCCTGGCGGCCCAGACGCTCGACGTGCGCGGCAACCTCTGGTGGGACAACGCAGGAGGGCTGACGCTGTCCAACCTGCCGGACTTCGAACCCGTCCCGCAGGAGGGCCCGGTGCGCAACAACCGCTTCATGTCGAACCGCGGGGACGGCCTGCGCGTGCTCCCGGGCAGCACGCCCACCCTCTCCAACAACGTCTGCCAGGGCAACGCGGGCTGGGGCATCCACGCGCCCACGGCCATTGACGGAGGAGGCAACGTCGCGCGCGGCAACGGAGCGGGCGGCTGCGTAGGGGTCGCCTGCGCCCCGTAA
- a CDS encoding xanthine dehydrogenase family protein molybdopterin-binding subunit, translating into MSSVMSDREKKVRGMKVYGRDFRPQELWSGSSGCRYVYLLRATRANQKYLGLDRQQLDGVFADLGLQAPDVIEAAQLAGRLVAAPYKQKPNLTARPEAIAHPARGVDLASLVNGTRLEKLISVEAFGLYWLTPPGGYPDHIGQPVALLLFSRAGDLRDFASWNRMARRREDYTLLRFDSSSQIDREQDIRRLLNPLMAARPLKEESYYGSVHFIRSQLDTCPDHPFPRKDIGRSRYDPEGLAANAEPPLDAKQLALNLEARKAREAIRRSATEEGLVWLRRTYFTQSIDPMFMEPENGLAWLDETGARPVLRIAAGTQSPRKDREAIDQLTEVAVKGGKLPKLTIELMTFPIGGGFGGRDLSTFPVYLAMAALFSDTPVRLVFDRYEQFLCGIKRHAAVLQNELAYNAETGDLHSLHSTIYMDGGGVLNLTKPVVELCALHAAGPYAFKHNAISGYAISTDSAPAGSMRGFGIPQTAFAIESMIDEVGTTVGTKDPIEFRLKNNRLLKTGDVDVTGFELRHHLDTERICTEAAKEPLWLEREAKRKEYEERGGGLVKYGVGFACAMQAIGTSGDAVFAEVSIDLKGEVTVRSTAIEMGQGSDTSLAIATTKVLGRSASRVVLGVLDRFDHPNVRLQKNNYTQGQPTYTPKLDNSMSASVTAFFHIHAVEQAAQVVFDHGLKPCARLIWGDVPETATWKDGHLVAPDRQPIPLEQLAALAHEQAAQQDKQVCTGAIVHTYYRNAYACSPYTINQTTHERYIDGLSVLYRGNEEDVGNYERVRRERDIPLDLVAADAERHIRSVYASVGHLIAVMVHTRSGAIEVVDAVTLLDAGEVHHRESVEGQADGGFAMGLGMALLEEVPPSPVGVDGDLNLHRYPLIRATQLPPGGLQLRILELAPGEQILKSGPPIRKKGIAEAVMTPVMPAIANAIAHATGARLTVLPFTPKRVLEALRP; encoded by the coding sequence ATGTCCTCTGTAATGAGTGACCGCGAGAAGAAGGTTCGCGGCATGAAGGTCTACGGGCGCGACTTCCGCCCGCAGGAACTCTGGAGCGGGTCATCGGGCTGTCGTTACGTCTACCTGCTTCGCGCTACCCGCGCGAATCAGAAGTACCTCGGCCTCGACCGTCAGCAGTTGGATGGAGTCTTCGCGGATCTGGGACTCCAGGCCCCTGACGTCATCGAGGCCGCGCAGCTCGCGGGGCGTCTGGTCGCGGCACCCTACAAGCAGAAGCCCAATCTCACCGCCAGGCCGGAAGCCATCGCGCACCCGGCCCGGGGCGTGGACCTGGCATCCTTGGTCAATGGCACCAGGCTGGAGAAGTTGATCTCGGTCGAGGCCTTCGGACTGTATTGGCTCACGCCGCCCGGCGGTTATCCCGATCACATCGGCCAACCAGTGGCGCTCTTGTTGTTCAGCCGGGCTGGCGATCTCCGTGACTTCGCCAGTTGGAACCGGATGGCGCGTCGGCGGGAGGACTACACACTCCTCCGCTTCGACAGCTCCTCGCAGATTGACCGAGAGCAGGACATCAGGCGGCTGCTCAATCCATTGATGGCCGCCAGACCCCTGAAAGAAGAGTCCTACTACGGCTCCGTCCACTTCATCCGCAGCCAGCTCGACACGTGCCCGGACCACCCCTTTCCCAGAAAGGACATCGGCAGGAGCCGATACGATCCCGAAGGGCTCGCGGCCAACGCGGAGCCTCCGCTGGACGCCAAACAACTGGCCCTCAACCTGGAGGCACGCAAGGCGCGGGAGGCGATTCGCCGCTCCGCGACCGAGGAGGGGCTCGTGTGGCTGCGCCGGACCTATTTCACCCAGAGCATCGATCCGATGTTCATGGAGCCGGAGAACGGCCTGGCCTGGCTTGACGAGACAGGCGCCAGGCCGGTGCTGCGGATCGCGGCCGGGACCCAATCCCCCAGGAAGGACAGGGAGGCGATTGATCAGCTCACGGAGGTAGCGGTCAAGGGCGGCAAGCTGCCGAAGCTCACGATCGAGCTGATGACGTTCCCGATTGGCGGCGGCTTCGGAGGGCGCGACCTCTCGACGTTCCCGGTCTACCTGGCCATGGCGGCCCTCTTCTCAGACACCCCGGTGCGCCTGGTCTTCGACAGATATGAGCAGTTCCTGTGCGGCATCAAGCGGCACGCCGCGGTGCTCCAAAACGAGCTCGCCTATAACGCCGAAACGGGCGACCTCCACTCGCTCCACTCCACCATCTACATGGATGGAGGCGGAGTCCTGAACCTCACCAAGCCGGTGGTGGAGCTGTGCGCGCTCCATGCCGCGGGCCCGTATGCGTTCAAGCACAACGCGATCAGCGGATATGCCATCAGTACGGACAGCGCGCCCGCGGGGTCCATGCGCGGCTTCGGCATTCCGCAGACGGCCTTCGCCATCGAGTCGATGATCGACGAAGTCGGGACCACGGTCGGCACGAAGGATCCGATTGAATTCCGTCTCAAGAACAACCGGCTCCTCAAGACGGGGGATGTGGACGTCACGGGCTTCGAGCTCCGTCACCACCTCGACACCGAGCGCATCTGCACAGAGGCCGCGAAGGAGCCCCTCTGGCTGGAGCGAGAGGCGAAGCGCAAGGAGTACGAAGAGCGCGGAGGCGGGTTGGTGAAGTACGGCGTCGGGTTCGCCTGCGCGATGCAAGCCATTGGAACCAGCGGCGACGCGGTGTTCGCGGAGGTGAGCATCGACCTGAAGGGAGAGGTGACAGTGCGGTCCACCGCCATCGAGATGGGCCAGGGTTCGGATACATCGCTGGCCATCGCGACGACGAAGGTGCTTGGCCGGAGCGCCTCCCGGGTCGTGCTCGGAGTCCTGGATCGCTTCGACCATCCGAATGTGAGGCTTCAAAAGAACAACTACACCCAGGGACAGCCGACGTACACACCGAAGCTCGACAACTCAATGAGCGCGTCGGTGACGGCGTTCTTCCACATCCATGCCGTCGAACAGGCGGCGCAGGTGGTCTTCGACCATGGGCTGAAGCCGTGCGCGAGGCTCATCTGGGGGGACGTGCCGGAGACGGCCACCTGGAAGGATGGCCATCTGGTGGCTCCGGACCGGCAGCCCATTCCTCTTGAGCAGCTCGCCGCCCTGGCCCATGAGCAGGCGGCGCAACAGGACAAGCAGGTCTGCACCGGGGCAATCGTCCACACCTATTACCGGAACGCGTATGCCTGCTCGCCATACACGATCAACCAGACAACGCACGAGCGCTACATCGATGGGCTCTCCGTGCTCTACCGGGGCAATGAGGAGGACGTTGGAAACTACGAGCGGGTGCGCCGGGAGAGAGACATTCCCCTGGACCTGGTCGCGGCGGACGCGGAGCGCCACATCCGGAGCGTCTACGCCTCGGTGGGACACCTCATCGCGGTGATGGTGCACACGCGGTCGGGGGCGATTGAAGTCGTGGACGCCGTCACCCTCCTGGATGCAGGGGAGGTCCACCACAGGGAGAGCGTGGAGGGGCAAGCGGATGGTGGCTTCGCCATGGGCCTGGGAATGGCGCTGCTCGAGGAGGTTCCGCCGTCGCCCGTGGGCGTGGACGGCGACCTCAATCTCCACCGCTATCCCCTCATCCGGGCCACGCAACTGCCGCCCGGAGGGCTCCAGTTGCGGATCCTGGAGCTGGCTCCTGGAGAGCAGATCCTGAAGTCCGGGCCACCGATCCGGAAGAAAGGCATCGCTGAAGCCGTGATGACCCCCGTGATGCCAGCCATCGCCAACGCGATCGCGCACGCCACGGGAGCCCGGTTGACCGTTCTCCCCTTCACTCCCAAGCGCGTGTTGGAGGCGCTGCGTCCATGA
- a CDS encoding 2Fe-2S iron-sulfur cluster-binding protein codes for MSQDTRRMFTLHINGVEQNPVAAGDDLLVDVLHEQLDLTGTKLCCGIGSCGACKVIVQKEPGGPKMAMLACYARMDSIEALHITTVEGLKGPDGGLHPLQQEFLDGYAFQCGYSTPGFLMAADVLMDQLARRPVPVSKLDNRIRQAISGNLCRCTGYVKYTQAIKKVILAAPELTCTEEPAPEAARSVVTFRIRKQSSNDLEEKSLVGFFDQVDATVQFATPFRLDTCIGKVTVKTDALRTGEPVRDFNLRRFFFQQLDSIDFTLDSAEVIDGRYQLDAVPFGTAIPVNIHGRLGVFGNKLPAFADAVVTVLDATNLRITSRAPVMVDMRDCGFAVDSFAKDFFLKLGREVEVTFDLLLETKEQPGPALWRTGSKVT; via the coding sequence ATGAGCCAGGACACCCGACGCATGTTCACCCTCCACATCAACGGTGTGGAACAGAACCCCGTCGCCGCGGGCGACGACCTGCTCGTGGACGTCCTGCATGAGCAGTTGGACCTCACCGGCACGAAGCTGTGCTGCGGCATCGGCTCGTGCGGAGCCTGCAAGGTCATCGTGCAGAAGGAGCCCGGAGGCCCGAAGATGGCCATGCTCGCGTGCTACGCGCGCATGGACTCCATCGAAGCGCTGCACATCACCACCGTGGAGGGATTGAAGGGACCGGACGGGGGACTTCACCCGCTGCAGCAAGAGTTTCTCGACGGGTATGCGTTTCAGTGTGGATACTCGACCCCTGGATTCCTGATGGCAGCCGACGTGCTCATGGACCAGCTCGCGCGGCGGCCGGTGCCGGTCTCCAAGCTGGACAATCGGATCCGGCAGGCCATTTCGGGCAACCTCTGCAGGTGCACGGGGTATGTGAAATATACCCAGGCAATCAAGAAGGTCATCCTCGCAGCGCCGGAGCTGACCTGCACCGAGGAGCCCGCCCCCGAGGCAGCCCGCTCCGTGGTCACCTTCCGGATCCGCAAGCAGTCCTCGAACGACCTCGAGGAGAAGTCGCTGGTCGGCTTCTTCGATCAAGTGGATGCGACGGTGCAGTTCGCTACGCCGTTCCGGTTGGACACCTGCATCGGAAAGGTGACCGTCAAGACGGACGCCCTGCGGACGGGGGAGCCGGTCCGCGACTTCAACCTCAGGCGGTTCTTCTTCCAGCAGCTGGACTCCATCGACTTCACCCTGGATTCGGCCGAAGTCATCGACGGGCGTTATCAGCTCGACGCAGTGCCCTTCGGGACGGCCATCCCGGTGAACATCCATGGCCGTCTGGGAGTATTCGGCAACAAGCTACCGGCGTTCGCCGACGCAGTGGTGACAGTGCTGGACGCCACCAACCTGCGAATCACCTCGCGCGCGCCGGTGATGGTCGACATGCGGGACTGCGGCTTCGCGGTCGACTCCTTCGCGAAGGACTTCTTCCTCAAGCTGGGGCGAGAGGTCGAAGTCACCTTCGACCTGCTTCTGGAGACGAAGGAGCAACCCGGCCCGGCGCTCTGGCGCACCGGGAGCAAGGTCACCTGA
- a CDS encoding VIT domain-containing protein: protein MRIYRASAVVLLMGVLASGCKRDADVPPPPKAAAPSETPAPFIQAGLVAPATVAGQPDTGEVDLAALRDSVADPKVLSEQEVAALSPADTLATRDLARSRAAAPPSSLGIGAPGLGESEVLDVAESGAAERREMRPRAEPARPAAAPAAQAPSEPEADGFEGGVAGGAIGGVVGDRLAAPAPSGAPPPSEQRRREIIQIIKGSGSGGGGGRALGGMFGSSSGAMPAKKQVAKEEAPKPVLPRVEAAPRAAKVLVMGDDGRYQPLKTRAVRVVTYIQGSRARTVVDHLFENDTGRSLEGTFYYPLPGGATVAGFALYSGAVAVDTPSLFQSPDLLPPLGDDSAESERLSASAPPSARGAKRSWGDIQEARVVEQKRAREVYEDVVRRNVDPALLEWSGASTFSARVFPLPPKSLKRVVIAYEQTLLFDGTRLRYTWPLPPGAGKELRVTARIHVDPRQASEITVQPETGAKGSKGEAWQVYDFPKLAGDGALGVALKPRGEDADVLVGADDAGLPGHAFHARVRLPERLTSGAEGPPTGRAVLVVDTSLSAEDGNAWAIQAATLRALLEKDATLKEYAVLLFDVRPRWLHGPGFRTNDAANRQASFAELERVFLEGASHVDGALEELDRAGREWLKPSAAGERVTAFLLSDGNITWGQSRVDALLSRHPCVESLRWVTYRFGEAAVNTELFDALARSSGGRVVTVLSAAEVDAAAKAHRAASVVLSRVSVVGADVKDLVVAGRPRLVFPGQELQVAGRLPGKGDAALEVVTQAGTGAERTLRIPLPVDVNSAFAPRAWAELFVSQLVSLDDERLDRMVVALSQHYRLANARASMLVLESEGDYTRYAVRDEQVDLANLESLRRREEDQRRDKLLGIALDDVPTEGRAVVARLAEQKGLAALLRRQPLKDAPYAGGDERLQAELAYRNARRENRDDVMIYEAVARRRAFSGDTWGAVRALSSPVELRPRDAEALRLVGYGLLALGQYPAAAELFEHVRLSRPFEAQAFLEEALALDAAGRYSEAARNYEIVLARPWKRHVDEMRTVASFHYARMLAGLERQPRLAEVASVLKARRAGLRGPDGAGMFADARPIDYQLTTHWNSDSTDIDLWVIEPDGEKCFYQHKETSLGGQLYWDITDGLGPELYHARKAAPGPYHVLVHYYGNRSSRYVVPTALLLVSDRNVFTAEDMAQRRFQVRILPNTNARLLLRREELVASKDRVTAQPSP, encoded by the coding sequence ATGCGCATTTATCGTGCTTCCGCCGTCGTGTTGCTGATGGGGGTCCTCGCCTCGGGATGCAAACGGGACGCGGACGTTCCTCCGCCTCCCAAGGCCGCCGCCCCGAGTGAAACACCCGCGCCCTTCATCCAGGCGGGGCTGGTGGCCCCCGCCACCGTCGCGGGACAACCGGACACGGGCGAGGTGGACCTCGCGGCGCTGCGCGACTCCGTGGCGGATCCGAAGGTGCTCTCCGAACAGGAGGTCGCGGCGCTCTCTCCAGCCGACACCCTTGCAACGAGGGACCTTGCGCGCTCGCGCGCCGCTGCTCCGCCGAGCTCGCTCGGCATCGGGGCCCCCGGGCTGGGGGAGTCGGAGGTGTTGGATGTCGCGGAGAGCGGGGCCGCGGAACGTCGCGAGATGAGGCCACGCGCGGAGCCTGCACGGCCTGCCGCCGCGCCCGCCGCGCAGGCTCCCTCCGAGCCGGAAGCGGATGGATTCGAGGGCGGTGTGGCCGGGGGGGCCATCGGAGGCGTCGTGGGTGATCGGCTCGCGGCGCCAGCGCCCTCGGGCGCCCCGCCTCCTTCGGAGCAGCGCCGCCGTGAGATCATCCAGATCATCAAGGGCAGCGGTAGTGGCGGTGGCGGTGGCCGGGCCCTCGGTGGAATGTTCGGCTCCAGCTCTGGAGCGATGCCCGCGAAGAAGCAGGTCGCCAAGGAGGAAGCCCCGAAGCCCGTGCTGCCTCGCGTGGAGGCCGCGCCTCGCGCCGCCAAGGTGCTGGTGATGGGCGATGACGGCCGCTATCAGCCCCTCAAGACCCGCGCCGTGCGCGTCGTCACGTACATCCAGGGCTCCCGCGCGCGGACCGTGGTCGATCACCTCTTCGAGAACGACACCGGCCGCAGCCTCGAAGGCACGTTCTATTACCCGCTCCCCGGCGGCGCGACGGTCGCGGGCTTCGCGCTGTACTCGGGGGCGGTGGCGGTGGACACGCCCTCGTTGTTCCAGTCGCCGGACCTGCTGCCTCCCCTGGGCGATGATTCGGCGGAGTCGGAGCGGCTCTCTGCCTCCGCGCCGCCCTCGGCCCGTGGCGCGAAGCGCTCCTGGGGCGACATCCAGGAGGCCCGCGTCGTGGAGCAGAAGCGCGCGCGGGAGGTGTACGAGGACGTCGTGCGCCGCAACGTGGACCCCGCGCTGCTCGAATGGTCGGGCGCGTCCACCTTCAGCGCCCGCGTCTTCCCCCTGCCTCCGAAGTCCCTCAAGCGCGTCGTCATCGCGTATGAGCAGACGCTCCTCTTCGACGGCACCCGCCTGCGCTACACGTGGCCGCTGCCTCCGGGCGCGGGCAAGGAGTTGCGCGTCACCGCTCGCATCCACGTGGATCCCCGTCAGGCGTCGGAGATCACCGTGCAGCCGGAGACCGGCGCGAAGGGCAGCAAGGGGGAGGCCTGGCAGGTCTACGACTTCCCCAAGCTCGCTGGGGACGGCGCGCTGGGCGTGGCCCTGAAGCCTCGCGGTGAGGACGCGGACGTGCTGGTGGGCGCGGACGACGCGGGACTTCCGGGCCACGCCTTCCACGCGCGGGTGCGGCTGCCGGAGCGGCTCACCTCCGGCGCGGAGGGGCCTCCCACGGGCCGCGCGGTGCTGGTGGTGGACACCTCGCTGTCCGCCGAGGACGGCAACGCCTGGGCCATCCAGGCGGCCACGCTGCGTGCCCTTCTGGAGAAGGACGCGACGTTGAAGGAGTACGCGGTCCTCCTCTTCGACGTGCGCCCGCGCTGGCTGCACGGGCCGGGCTTCCGCACGAACGACGCGGCGAACCGTCAGGCCAGCTTCGCGGAGCTGGAGCGCGTCTTCCTGGAGGGCGCGTCCCACGTGGACGGTGCGTTGGAGGAACTGGACCGGGCCGGGCGTGAGTGGCTCAAGCCCTCCGCCGCCGGAGAGCGCGTGACGGCCTTCCTGCTGTCCGACGGCAACATCACGTGGGGGCAGAGCCGCGTGGACGCGCTCCTCTCCCGGCACCCGTGCGTGGAGTCCCTGCGCTGGGTGACGTACCGCTTCGGCGAGGCGGCCGTGAACACGGAGCTCTTCGACGCGCTGGCTCGCTCCAGTGGCGGACGTGTCGTGACCGTCCTGTCCGCGGCGGAGGTGGACGCCGCCGCGAAGGCGCACCGCGCGGCGTCCGTGGTGCTGTCCCGCGTGTCGGTGGTGGGCGCGGACGTGAAGGACCTGGTGGTGGCGGGCCGGCCCCGGCTCGTCTTCCCCGGGCAGGAGCTGCAGGTGGCGGGGCGGCTGCCGGGCAAGGGCGACGCGGCGCTGGAGGTGGTGACCCAGGCCGGCACCGGGGCCGAGCGCACGCTGCGCATCCCGCTGCCGGTGGATGTGAACAGCGCGTTCGCGCCCCGGGCGTGGGCGGAGCTCTTCGTGTCCCAGCTGGTGTCCCTGGATGACGAGCGATTGGACCGGATGGTGGTGGCGCTCAGCCAGCACTACCGGTTGGCCAACGCGCGCGCGTCCATGCTCGTCCTGGAGTCCGAGGGCGACTACACGCGCTATGCCGTCCGTGACGAGCAGGTGGACCTGGCGAACCTGGAGTCGCTGCGGCGCAGGGAAGAGGACCAGCGCCGCGACAAGCTCCTGGGCATCGCGCTGGACGACGTGCCCACCGAAGGCCGCGCGGTGGTGGCCCGGCTCGCCGAGCAGAAGGGGCTGGCCGCGCTCCTGCGACGCCAGCCACTGAAGGACGCGCCCTACGCGGGCGGTGACGAGCGGCTCCAGGCCGAGCTGGCCTATCGCAATGCGCGGCGGGAGAACCGGGACGACGTGATGATCTACGAGGCCGTGGCGCGCAGGCGTGCCTTCTCCGGGGACACCTGGGGTGCGGTGCGTGCGCTGTCGTCGCCCGTGGAGCTGCGGCCTCGCGACGCGGAGGCGCTGCGGCTGGTGGGGTACGGCCTGCTGGCGCTGGGGCAGTACCCGGCGGCGGCGGAGCTCTTCGAGCACGTGCGCCTCAGCCGTCCCTTCGAGGCGCAAGCCTTCCTGGAGGAGGCGCTCGCGCTGGACGCGGCCGGGCGCTATTCGGAGGCCGCCCGGAACTACGAGATCGTCCTGGCGCGCCCCTGGAAGCGGCATGTCGATGAGATGCGGACGGTGGCGAGCTTCCACTACGCCCGGATGCTGGCGGGACTGGAGCGGCAGCCCCGGCTCGCGGAGGTGGCCTCCGTGCTCAAGGCTCGCCGTGCCGGGCTTCGCGGACCTGACGGCGCGGGGATGTTCGCGGATGCCCGGCCCATCGACTACCAGCTCACCACGCACTGGAACTCGGACAGCACGGACATCGACCTGTGGGTCATCGAGCCGGACGGGGAGAAGTGCTTCTACCAGCACAAGGAGACGTCGCTGGGCGGGCAGCTGTACTGGGACATCACGGACGGCCTGGGGCCGGAGCTGTACCACGCACGGAAGGCGGCGCCGGGGCCCTACCACGTGCTGGTGCACTACTACGGCAATCGCTCGTCGCGGTACGTGGTGCCCACCGCGCTGCTGCTCGTGAGCGACCGGAACGTCTTCACGGCCGAGGACATGGCCCAGCGGCGCTTCCAGGTGCGCATCCTGCCCAACACGAACGCGCGTCTGTTGTTGCGGCGAGAGGAGCTGGTGGCGTCGAAGGACCGCGTGACAGCGCAGCCCTCACCGTGA
- the tam gene encoding trans-aconitate 2-methyltransferase: MDWSAAQYTRFEDERNRPIRDLLARVPMADVKRATDIGCGPGNSTELLRARFPKAAVTGMDSSPDMLAAARKRLPDVRFDLGDVATWSDPGPYDVILANAVLQWVPDHAALMPALFHKLAPGGSLAVQMPDNLDEPSHRLMRETASAGPWADTLKGAASARTERHDADWYFRTLRDAGATVDVWRTTYFHPLTGGAGAVVEWFKGSGLRPFLDPLDAREKTDFLGRYQEGIERAYPTLPDGTVLLPFPRLFIVATR; this comes from the coding sequence ATGGACTGGTCAGCGGCGCAGTACACGCGATTCGAGGACGAGCGGAACCGCCCCATCCGTGACCTGCTCGCGCGGGTTCCCATGGCCGACGTGAAGCGCGCGACGGACATCGGCTGCGGCCCCGGCAACTCCACGGAGCTGCTGCGCGCCCGCTTCCCCAAAGCCGCCGTCACCGGAATGGACAGCTCCCCGGACATGCTCGCCGCGGCGCGCAAACGCCTGCCGGACGTGCGGTTCGACCTGGGAGACGTCGCGACCTGGAGCGACCCGGGCCCCTACGACGTCATCCTGGCGAACGCGGTGCTGCAGTGGGTGCCGGACCACGCCGCCTTGATGCCCGCGCTCTTCCACAAGCTGGCGCCCGGTGGAAGCCTCGCCGTGCAGATGCCGGACAACCTGGACGAGCCGTCCCACCGGCTGATGCGAGAGACCGCCAGCGCGGGTCCCTGGGCGGACACGCTGAAGGGAGCCGCGAGCGCCCGGACGGAGCGCCACGATGCTGACTGGTACTTCCGCACGCTGCGCGACGCCGGAGCCACGGTGGATGTGTGGCGCACGACCTACTTCCACCCGCTGACCGGAGGCGCTGGCGCGGTGGTGGAGTGGTTCAAGGGCTCAGGACTCCGGCCCTTCCTCGACCCGCTCGACGCGAGGGAGAAGACCGACTTCCTTGGCCGATATCAGGAAGGGATTGAACGGGCCTACCCGACCCTGCCCGACGGGACGGTCCTGCTGCCCTTCCCCCGGCTGTTCATCGTCGCGACGCGCTAG